A window from Gemmatimonadales bacterium encodes these proteins:
- a CDS encoding DUF4331 family protein gives MQWRPTTRRRALVASLVALAGAAGTTALVMASDHQDTPFTELNAKSDMTDVYAFPGGSEGRIVLAMDTRAFLTPAQATDPTEASFDHNLLYQFKIDNNGDAKEDKVIQVSFTGEGADQKVEVRGPMTPPVQGAMENQIADATPVVTGALGSTLGDAGGIQVFAGPRDDPFFLDLEAFFCILPDRRPVEGDFAKPCALEPNGQAPFYFRNPGVDYLDGFNVNSIVIELPSSMLENGTPGRLGIWGTISQ, from the coding sequence ATGCAATGGAGACCGACCACACGCCGTCGGGCGCTCGTCGCGAGTCTCGTGGCGCTCGCCGGCGCCGCCGGCACGACGGCACTCGTGATGGCGTCCGATCACCAGGACACTCCGTTTACCGAGCTCAACGCGAAGTCCGACATGACCGATGTCTACGCGTTCCCCGGTGGGTCGGAGGGGCGGATCGTCCTGGCGATGGATACCCGGGCGTTTCTCACCCCGGCGCAGGCGACCGACCCGACCGAAGCTTCGTTCGATCACAATCTGCTCTACCAATTCAAGATCGATAACAACGGGGACGCGAAGGAGGACAAGGTCATCCAGGTGTCCTTCACCGGGGAAGGAGCCGACCAGAAAGTCGAGGTGCGCGGCCCGATGACTCCGCCCGTGCAAGGCGCCATGGAGAACCAGATTGCCGACGCGACTCCGGTCGTCACCGGCGCACTCGGCAGCACCCTCGGCGACGCCGGCGGCATTCAGGTCTTCGCCGGCCCGCGCGATGACCCGTTCTTCCTCGATCTCGAGGCGTTCTTCTGCATTCTCCCGGACCGCCGGCCGGTGGAGGGTGATTTCGCCAAGCCCTGCGCCCTCGAGCCCAACGGCCAGGCTCCGTTCTACTTCCGGAACCCCGGCGTGGATTATCTGGACGGATTCAACGTCAACTCGATCGTGATCGAGCTGCCGAGCTCGATGCTGGAGAACGGCACCCCTGGCAGGCTCGGCATCTGGGGCACCATCAGTCAGTGA
- a CDS encoding glycosyltransferase family 2 protein, producing MIYVCIPSYNEAPTVGLLLWKVRQVFASFPREYQLLVLDDGSSDQTAEVLEPYTRVLPLSVIRQPERLGYAASVEALLRRAVELTDRPKRDAAILMHADFAHNTQTIPDLVRRIESGADLVVAQAKLEGEPARSQHWLRRYAPALLRGVVSVPGVTDLVSGFAIFRLVTLRNAIRSQAGRLLVTDGWTANAELYWRAARYARRIEAVTSVERHDLRSRPTRVHPWETVAAIWSCRRALRDTPVAPSAPEPSNRRQEPQAEVVS from the coding sequence ATGATTTACGTTTGCATACCGAGTTACAATGAAGCCCCGACCGTGGGGCTTCTGCTCTGGAAGGTGCGGCAGGTGTTCGCCAGCTTCCCACGCGAATATCAGCTCCTCGTTCTGGACGATGGATCGAGCGATCAGACGGCCGAGGTCCTCGAGCCGTACACCCGCGTCCTCCCGCTCAGCGTGATCCGCCAGCCGGAGCGGCTGGGCTACGCCGCGTCCGTAGAAGCGCTGCTGCGGAGAGCAGTCGAGCTGACCGATCGGCCCAAGCGGGATGCCGCGATCCTCATGCATGCCGACTTCGCCCACAACACCCAGACGATTCCGGACCTGGTTCGGCGGATCGAGAGCGGTGCCGACCTGGTCGTGGCCCAGGCCAAGCTCGAGGGCGAGCCGGCACGGAGCCAGCATTGGCTCCGGCGCTACGCGCCAGCGCTGCTCCGGGGCGTCGTCTCGGTGCCTGGGGTAACCGATCTGGTCTCGGGCTTCGCCATCTTCCGGCTGGTAACGCTGCGGAACGCGATTCGCAGCCAGGCGGGACGCCTCCTGGTGACGGACGGCTGGACGGCCAACGCCGAGCTCTACTGGCGCGCGGCACGGTACGCCAGACGGATCGAGGCCGTGACCTCGGTCGAGCGGCACGATCTCCGGAGCCGGCCGACACGAGTGCATCCGTGGGAAACGGTCGCGGCCATCTGGAGCTGCCGGCGCGCGCTGCGGGATACGCCCGTGGCGCCGTCCGCCCCGGAGCCGTCGAACCGGCGGCAGGAGCCCCAGGCGGAGGTGGTCTCGTGA
- a CDS encoding peptide MFS transporter, which produces MTTAAARPSEPVTLPRDTRFFGHPRGLSTLFLTELWERFSYYGMRALLILFMTAPIAAGGLQFDAAKAGVIYGSYTALVYMMTLPGGWLADRFLGQRRATLYGGVIIMLGHISLAIPSIATFYLGLGLVIIGTGLLKANVATMVGQIYAPDDERRDAGFSIFYMGINLGALTAPLLCGWLAQSEQFRGILSSAGISPELSWHFGFGMAAVGMFLGIVQYLGGWKHLGTAGMEPVAPANETERARQRRQLQLGIVAVLAAAGLLVGLSLSGILRITAQGLGNAFGLLLLLITVGFFLWLFLSAQWTPAERKRLTVVLVLFLGATVFWSVFEQQGSSLNLFAQRNTDTRIMGHPFPPSWFQSVESVFLVLLAPVFAWVWIRMGKRDPSSPTKFAIGLFFVAAGFGVMFLAARLAQNGVRVSPLWLVATFFLHAIGELLLSPVGMSAISKLAPARIVGLTMGVWYLALSVGSYLGGRVASLYETFTLPQLFGTVGLYALTAAVLMAFMIRPIRRMLER; this is translated from the coding sequence GTGACCACTGCCGCCGCTCGGCCAAGCGAGCCCGTGACCCTGCCGCGTGATACCCGCTTCTTCGGCCATCCGCGGGGACTCTCCACGCTGTTCCTCACCGAACTGTGGGAGCGCTTCAGCTACTACGGGATGCGGGCGCTGCTCATCCTCTTCATGACGGCGCCGATCGCCGCCGGAGGCCTCCAGTTCGACGCGGCCAAGGCCGGGGTGATCTACGGCTCCTATACCGCGCTGGTCTACATGATGACTCTGCCCGGCGGGTGGCTGGCGGACCGATTTCTGGGCCAGCGCCGGGCCACCCTCTATGGCGGTGTCATCATCATGCTGGGGCACATCAGCCTGGCCATTCCGTCGATCGCCACCTTCTATCTCGGACTGGGGCTGGTGATCATCGGCACTGGTCTGCTCAAGGCCAATGTGGCCACCATGGTCGGCCAGATCTACGCTCCGGATGACGAGCGCCGCGACGCCGGATTCTCGATCTTCTACATGGGAATCAACCTCGGCGCCCTGACGGCGCCGCTGCTCTGCGGCTGGCTGGCGCAGAGCGAACAGTTCCGGGGAATTCTCTCGTCGGCGGGGATCTCGCCCGAGCTCTCCTGGCACTTCGGCTTCGGGATGGCCGCCGTCGGGATGTTCCTCGGCATCGTGCAGTACCTGGGCGGCTGGAAGCACCTGGGGACCGCCGGGATGGAGCCCGTCGCGCCGGCGAACGAGACCGAGCGCGCCCGCCAGCGACGCCAGCTGCAGCTGGGGATCGTGGCGGTGCTCGCGGCAGCCGGGCTGCTGGTGGGGCTTTCGCTCTCGGGCATCCTGCGGATCACGGCTCAGGGCCTGGGAAACGCCTTCGGCCTCCTGCTGCTGCTGATCACGGTAGGGTTCTTCCTCTGGCTGTTCCTTTCGGCCCAGTGGACGCCGGCCGAGCGGAAGCGGTTGACCGTAGTGCTGGTGCTGTTCCTCGGCGCCACGGTTTTCTGGTCGGTGTTCGAGCAGCAGGGCTCGTCGCTCAACCTGTTCGCGCAGCGCAATACCGACACCAGAATCATGGGACATCCGTTCCCCCCGAGCTGGTTCCAGTCGGTGGAATCGGTGTTCCTGGTGCTGCTGGCGCCGGTCTTCGCATGGGTGTGGATCCGGATGGGCAAGCGCGACCCGTCCAGCCCGACCAAATTCGCCATCGGTCTGTTCTTCGTCGCGGCGGGATTCGGCGTCATGTTCCTCGCCGCTCGGCTGGCTCAGAACGGCGTCCGGGTGAGCCCGCTCTGGCTGGTTGCCACGTTCTTCCTGCACGCCATCGGTGAGCTCCTGCTCAGCCCGGTCGGCATGAGCGCGATCAGCAAGCTGGCGCCGGCGCGGATCGTCGGGCTCACCATGGGGGTCTGGTATCTCGCGCTGTCGGTAGGCAGCTACCTGGGGGGGCGGGTGGCGAGCCTCTACGAAACGTTTACGCTGCCCCAGCTGTTCGGGACGGTGGGCCTGTACGCGTTGACGGCCGCGGTACTGATGGCGTTCATGATCAGGCCGATCCGACGGATGCTGGAGCGCTGA
- a CDS encoding ATP-binding protein, with product MSNPPLTNITPSTESRDDLALLRRVTAFGQELAGTLRRASVIDLLVRHIRETLAPKEIAISLLPREPEGKDFWQTWPGGRPDRRPILELVERQGALALPDGLDSLVERGVLPRQPDSLGGWLIAPFTAKGRVTGAVALCGERGRYGPDALPLLEGLVALASVAIESARLVDLQDEGRRSWQEVVDAIPPALCIVDRGGRIRRANRAFADLVNVPPASLIGRPWQAFAPPEWTADLQRALEQQGAGREVDLRTGDRTYAVTAVPISSGDRSTLVLLFDDQTDRRRLQDQLIQSEKMSAIGQLIAGIAHDLNNPLASVVGFADFLREVPNVPPALREPLTVIQEEAERASGIVKNLLSFARKQEHQRRPTALQPLLEATFVLLRNQLMAHRVEARMEIEPDLPMPDIEPNQIQQVFFNLILNAAQAIASTGRLGTIVVRARRWLDGVAIDVIDDGPGMPEALATQVFEPFFTTKPEGEGTGLGLSISHGIVREHGGRIMLSTEEGRGSTFTVQLPLATRPPAPAPAAGTGTPTKRLRVLVVDDEPHILHYMRATLEAWGHIPVVARDGEEALNITASEEFDLVISDLRMPRVDGREFYEALVRRQPALASRLVFSTGDTVRGDTLAFLESLDRPYLHKPFSLGELRALLADVALEGAAPHRRDNPQVEAAPGT from the coding sequence ATGTCCAATCCTCCTCTGACAAATATCACGCCTTCCACTGAATCCCGCGACGACCTGGCGCTACTGCGTCGAGTGACCGCGTTCGGTCAGGAGCTGGCCGGGACGCTCCGCCGTGCCTCGGTGATCGATCTGCTGGTTCGCCACATCCGCGAGACGCTCGCGCCCAAGGAGATCGCCATCTCCCTGCTCCCGCGGGAGCCCGAAGGCAAGGACTTCTGGCAGACCTGGCCCGGCGGCCGTCCCGATCGCCGGCCCATTCTCGAGCTGGTGGAAAGGCAGGGTGCGCTGGCGCTGCCCGACGGTCTCGACTCGCTGGTCGAGCGGGGGGTCCTGCCCCGGCAGCCCGACAGTCTCGGCGGCTGGCTCATCGCGCCGTTCACCGCCAAGGGACGGGTCACCGGTGCCGTGGCCCTCTGTGGTGAGCGCGGCCGGTACGGTCCGGACGCGCTGCCGCTGCTGGAAGGACTGGTGGCCCTGGCGAGTGTCGCGATCGAGAGCGCCCGACTAGTCGACCTGCAGGACGAGGGGCGGCGCTCCTGGCAGGAGGTGGTGGACGCCATCCCGCCCGCACTCTGCATCGTGGACCGCGGCGGACGGATCCGCCGAGCCAACCGAGCCTTCGCTGATCTGGTGAACGTCCCTCCGGCGAGCCTGATCGGCCGGCCTTGGCAGGCCTTCGCTCCGCCGGAGTGGACTGCCGACCTCCAGCGGGCCCTGGAGCAGCAAGGAGCGGGCCGGGAGGTGGACCTGCGCACCGGGGATCGGACGTATGCCGTTACCGCGGTGCCGATTAGCAGCGGGGATCGATCCACCCTCGTGCTCCTCTTCGACGATCAGACCGATCGCCGGCGGTTGCAAGACCAGTTGATCCAATCGGAAAAAATGTCCGCCATCGGACAGCTCATTGCCGGCATCGCCCATGACCTGAACAATCCCCTGGCCTCGGTGGTCGGCTTCGCCGATTTCCTGCGTGAGGTCCCCAACGTTCCGCCGGCGCTGCGCGAGCCGCTCACCGTCATCCAGGAAGAGGCCGAGCGCGCCTCCGGAATAGTGAAGAACCTGCTGAGCTTCGCCCGCAAGCAGGAGCACCAGCGGCGGCCGACCGCGCTTCAGCCTCTGCTCGAGGCCACCTTCGTGCTGCTGCGTAACCAACTCATGGCGCATCGGGTCGAGGCCCGAATGGAGATCGAGCCGGATCTCCCGATGCCCGACATCGAGCCCAACCAGATCCAGCAGGTCTTTTTCAATCTTATTCTCAACGCCGCCCAGGCCATCGCATCGACCGGGCGCCTGGGCACCATCGTGGTCCGAGCCCGGCGCTGGCTGGACGGCGTCGCCATCGACGTGATCGATGACGGCCCCGGGATGCCCGAAGCTCTGGCGACCCAGGTCTTCGAGCCGTTCTTCACCACCAAGCCCGAGGGCGAGGGCACCGGGCTTGGGCTTTCCATCAGCCACGGCATCGTCCGGGAGCACGGCGGCCGCATCATGCTCTCCACCGAAGAGGGAAGAGGCTCCACCTTCACCGTGCAGCTTCCTCTGGCCACCCGGCCTCCGGCTCCGGCACCCGCGGCAGGGACCGGTACCCCAACGAAACGGCTTCGCGTGCTGGTTGTCGACGACGAGCCTCACATCCTCCACTATATGCGCGCCACGCTGGAAGCGTGGGGCCACATCCCGGTGGTGGCCCGGGACGGCGAGGAGGCTCTGAACATCACGGCGTCTGAGGAGTTCGACCTGGTGATCTCCGATCTCCGGATGCCGCGGGTTGATGGCCGAGAGTTCTACGAGGCGCTGGTGCGCCGCCAGCCGGCCCTGGCGTCCCGCCTGGTCTTCAGCACCGGTGACACCGTCCGGGGCGACACCCTCGCGTTCCTGGAGAGCCTCGACCGGCCCTACCTGCACAAACCGTTCAGCCTCGGTGAGCTCCGGGCGTTGCTGGCCGATGTCGCCCTGGAGGGCGCGGCGCCGCACCGGCGGGACAATCCCCAGGTGGAGGCCGCGCCGGGGACGTGA
- a CDS encoding glycosyltransferase, with protein MISRLVHVASGREWRGGQRQVWLLARELARAGVREQVVITTAGSELARRVADAGIRVREVRWISGVDPRAFPAVLAEVRHRPVILHAHDAHALTVAGICAVLTHQPLVVTRRVVFRLRRTGLWRRADRVVAISRAVADTLAADGIDPGRVSIVPSGVALEDLAGVTPLGVRRFLGLPDTATVAVNVATLSGEKDHVTLLRAAHRLAGRLPDLHWIIAGSGPLRRELERVRSELGLVDRVHFLGHLKEPAALIADADLFVMSSREEGLGTSVLDAMALGIPVASTSAGGLPEMVGEGAGLLVPAGDAEALAAAVECLVKDSACRAACVARARQVVHRFTAARMADGMASVYRSCAPFP; from the coding sequence GTGATCAGCCGGCTGGTGCACGTCGCCTCGGGGCGTGAGTGGCGGGGCGGACAACGGCAGGTGTGGCTGCTCGCACGCGAGCTCGCGCGGGCCGGCGTGAGGGAGCAAGTCGTGATCACCACCGCCGGCTCCGAGCTCGCCCGCAGGGTGGCGGACGCCGGCATTCGGGTGCGGGAGGTGCGATGGATCTCCGGAGTCGACCCACGCGCGTTTCCCGCCGTGCTGGCCGAGGTCCGGCACCGGCCCGTGATTCTCCACGCGCACGACGCCCACGCGCTCACGGTCGCGGGCATCTGCGCGGTACTGACCCATCAGCCGCTGGTGGTGACTCGGCGGGTAGTGTTCCGCCTGCGGCGCACTGGCCTGTGGCGACGGGCCGACCGAGTGGTCGCGATCTCACGTGCAGTGGCTGACACGCTCGCTGCCGATGGAATCGATCCCGGCCGGGTGAGCATCGTGCCCTCGGGAGTCGCCCTCGAGGACCTGGCTGGCGTGACCCCGCTCGGCGTGCGGCGGTTCCTCGGACTGCCCGATACTGCGACGGTTGCCGTGAACGTGGCGACATTGAGCGGTGAAAAGGATCACGTCACGCTGCTCCGGGCCGCTCACCGGCTGGCCGGTCGTCTGCCGGATCTCCATTGGATCATCGCGGGCAGCGGACCGCTGCGACGGGAGCTCGAGCGCGTGCGCTCCGAGCTTGGCCTGGTGGACCGGGTGCACTTCCTCGGCCACCTGAAGGAACCTGCAGCACTCATCGCCGACGCCGATCTCTTCGTCATGAGCTCTCGGGAAGAAGGCCTGGGCACCTCGGTGCTCGATGCCATGGCCCTTGGCATCCCGGTTGCATCCACCTCCGCGGGCGGTCTCCCGGAGATGGTAGGCGAAGGGGCCGGCCTGCTGGTGCCCGCGGGAGACGCGGAGGCTCTGGCGGCAGCAGTCGAGTGTCTGGTGAAGGACTCCGCGTGCCGGGCCGCGTGCGTCGCACGAGCCCGCCAGGTCGTGCACCGTTTCACCGCGGCGCGCATGGCAGACGGCATGGCTTCGGTGTATCGTTCCTGTGCCCCATTTCCTTGA
- a CDS encoding phosphoribosyltransferase encodes MDRIRFRDRTDAGRRLAAALSSYAGRPNLLVLALPRGGVPIGYEVARALPAPLDVILVRKLGVPGHEELAMGAIASGGVRIVSQDVVASLGIPDRVIAAAAANEEHELARREQAYRDQLPSPPIRGRTVLLVDDGLATGSTMRAAAAAVQSQRPERVVVAVPVAPAETCTTLRAEVDEVVCLFSPSPFISVGTFYADFSQISDDGVRALLERAATERTR; translated from the coding sequence ATGGACCGAATTCGATTCCGCGACCGCACCGACGCCGGGCGCCGCCTCGCCGCCGCACTCTCCTCCTATGCCGGGCGCCCGAATCTCCTGGTGCTCGCGCTGCCTCGCGGCGGCGTGCCGATCGGCTATGAAGTCGCCCGCGCCCTGCCCGCACCGCTCGACGTGATTCTGGTTCGGAAGCTGGGCGTGCCGGGACACGAGGAGCTGGCCATGGGGGCGATCGCCTCGGGCGGCGTGCGCATCGTCAGCCAGGACGTCGTCGCATCGCTGGGGATCCCGGACCGGGTGATCGCCGCCGCGGCGGCCAACGAGGAGCACGAGCTGGCGCGCCGCGAGCAAGCCTACCGGGACCAGCTGCCCTCGCCGCCGATCCGCGGACGCACCGTCCTGCTGGTGGACGACGGCCTGGCGACCGGCTCCACGATGCGCGCGGCCGCGGCCGCCGTGCAAAGCCAGCGACCGGAGCGCGTGGTGGTGGCCGTCCCGGTGGCGCCCGCGGAGACCTGCACGACACTCCGCGCCGAAGTGGACGAGGTGGTCTGCCTCTTTTCGCCCAGCCCGTTCATTTCGGTCGGCACGTTCTACGCAGACTTCTCCCAGATCAGCGACGACGGGGTGCGCGCGCTGCTGGAGCGGGCGGCCACCGAGCGCACGAGGTGA
- the thiO gene encoding glycine oxidase ThiO — translation MTATSDVIVVGAGPIGAACARELALAGGRVLLLDPGGERGQAWHAAAGMLAPQIETGEDDPLLPLGLAGRDLYPSLAAALQETTGVDIGLWQEGIAWAAATETEAGELKSKVASQRQRGHLSDWLDADEVRVRWQWLGPTSGALWAPREGALEPVKLVQALLADAEQHGARIVQDEAIALAQHGDRVVGVTGRAERYAAANVVIAAGAWSGGISGLPRPLSVAPVRGQMAAFPWPRATRRAIIYGHGTYLLTRGSEAIAGSTMEYVGFRPEVTPTGLDHLFAGVTALYPGLDRAEVSRTWAGLRPMTPDGLPIIGAEPRLSGLWYSTGHGRNGILLAGITGLIIRQLLAGEQAVEDLSPFSPARFWNW, via the coding sequence GTGACTGCGACCTCCGATGTTATCGTGGTCGGTGCCGGGCCGATCGGCGCGGCCTGCGCCCGGGAGCTGGCCCTGGCCGGCGGCCGTGTTCTCCTGCTCGACCCCGGCGGCGAGCGGGGCCAGGCCTGGCACGCCGCGGCCGGAATGCTCGCGCCGCAGATCGAGACGGGCGAGGATGACCCCCTGCTCCCCTTAGGCCTCGCCGGTCGTGACCTGTACCCCAGCCTCGCCGCGGCGCTCCAGGAGACAACCGGTGTCGACATCGGACTCTGGCAGGAAGGCATCGCCTGGGCGGCCGCCACCGAGACCGAGGCCGGCGAGCTCAAATCGAAGGTAGCGTCACAGCGCCAGCGGGGACACCTCTCCGACTGGCTCGATGCGGACGAGGTCCGTGTCCGATGGCAGTGGCTGGGACCCACCTCGGGTGCCCTCTGGGCGCCGAGGGAGGGCGCGCTCGAGCCGGTGAAGCTGGTGCAGGCTCTGTTGGCCGACGCGGAGCAGCACGGCGCCCGGATCGTCCAGGACGAGGCCATCGCCCTGGCGCAGCATGGGGATCGTGTGGTCGGCGTGACGGGAAGAGCCGAGCGATATGCCGCAGCCAACGTAGTGATCGCGGCGGGCGCCTGGTCCGGCGGCATCTCCGGCCTGCCCCGCCCGCTCTCGGTGGCTCCGGTGCGGGGACAGATGGCCGCGTTTCCCTGGCCGCGGGCCACCCGCCGCGCGATCATCTATGGTCACGGGACCTACCTGCTGACGCGCGGGAGCGAGGCGATCGCTGGGTCGACCATGGAGTACGTCGGATTCCGTCCGGAGGTCACTCCCACTGGCCTGGACCACTTGTTCGCCGGCGTGACCGCGCTCTATCCCGGGCTGGATCGTGCAGAGGTAAGTCGGACGTGGGCCGGGCTCCGGCCAATGACGCCCGATGGACTGCCGATCATCGGAGCGGAGCCGCGCCTCTCCGGGCTCTGGTATAGCACCGGCCACGGCCGGAACGGCATCCTGCTCGCCGGAATCACCGGTCTCATCATCCGCCAACTCCTGGCGGGCGAGCAGGCGGTGGAGGACCTGAGCCCTTTCTCACCCGCCCGATTCTGGAACTGGTGA
- a CDS encoding NAD(P)/FAD-dependent oxidoreductase — protein sequence METVEHLIIGAGPAGLRAAQVLAEAGREVLVLEKQPEIGPKTCAGGLTLKAFRELERLGLPPGTSHRTVGHIAFTGGPSETLDPDRCVIHTIPRSQLGQWMLRWTRAAGAEVCAGTAARSIDLADRSLLSGSRRLRWRHLIGADGADSSVRRTLGLPSPREYFAAEYNIPGPRLEPLRVECDPDQLMNGYFWVFPHAGYTSIGAVAAKRLVRPPALCRYLDARLAALGVSRDGIPLEAATLEVQFRGLHFANGVHLVGDAAGIPSSLTAEGIYGALVSGEEVARTILEPRYPAPKIRRWLAVKRRHDRVARLLGRASVRRILLPALARVARQRAARGAMANWFLTG from the coding sequence GTGGAAACGGTCGAGCATCTGATCATCGGGGCCGGACCCGCCGGCCTTCGCGCGGCACAGGTGCTCGCCGAGGCCGGACGCGAAGTCCTGGTACTGGAGAAGCAGCCGGAGATCGGGCCCAAGACCTGCGCGGGCGGCCTCACGCTCAAGGCGTTCCGGGAGCTCGAGCGGCTCGGGCTCCCGCCGGGGACGTCCCACCGCACCGTCGGGCACATCGCCTTCACGGGCGGACCGTCGGAGACCCTCGACCCGGACCGGTGTGTGATTCACACCATTCCGCGCAGCCAGCTGGGGCAGTGGATGCTCCGCTGGACCCGCGCCGCCGGGGCCGAGGTATGTGCCGGCACGGCGGCACGGTCCATCGATCTCGCCGACCGAAGCCTCCTGTCAGGCAGCCGGCGGCTCCGCTGGCGGCATCTGATTGGGGCGGACGGTGCCGACTCGTCGGTCCGCCGAACGCTCGGGCTTCCCTCTCCCAGAGAATACTTCGCGGCCGAGTACAACATTCCCGGGCCTCGCCTGGAGCCGTTGCGGGTCGAGTGCGACCCTGACCAGCTGATGAACGGCTACTTCTGGGTCTTTCCCCATGCCGGCTACACGTCGATCGGCGCGGTCGCGGCCAAGCGGCTTGTGCGGCCGCCCGCCCTCTGCCGCTACCTCGACGCGCGACTGGCGGCGCTGGGCGTTTCCCGGGATGGGATCCCGTTGGAAGCGGCCACCCTCGAGGTGCAGTTTCGGGGACTGCACTTCGCGAACGGCGTGCATCTCGTCGGCGATGCCGCGGGAATCCCGTCCTCGCTGACCGCCGAGGGAATCTACGGGGCGCTGGTGAGCGGAGAGGAGGTGGCCCGCACGATCCTGGAGCCGCGCTATCCGGCTCCGAAGATTCGGCGCTGGCTTGCCGTCAAGCGCCGGCACGACCGGGTGGCTCGGCTGTTGGGCCGCGCCAGCGTGCGGCGGATCCTCTTGCCGGCGTTGGCGAGAGTTGCCCGCCAGCGCGCCGCTCGAGGCGCCATGGCGAACTGGTTTCTCACCGGGTGA
- a CDS encoding gamma-glutamyl-gamma-aminobutyrate hydrolase family protein, which produces MSAPRIGVTGVLRLWDGAERTGVNAAYVRSVIAAGGVPIILSPVLEPSYAARALDGLDGLVLSGGEDIDPAWYGADRSPQLYPPSRERDLFELAAFAAARQRELPVLGICRGIQLVNVGLGGTLYQDLPSERPGAVDHNASTERTARSHVVVLEAGSRVAAALGATRLSVNSFHHQAIRDLAAGLVVSGLTEDGVIEAVESPGSSPWLLAVQWHPEEMHADGRAPERGLFKALVAAAGEREALAP; this is translated from the coding sequence GTGAGCGCGCCCCGCATCGGCGTCACGGGCGTGCTCCGGCTCTGGGATGGAGCGGAGCGGACCGGCGTCAACGCGGCATACGTCCGATCGGTCATTGCGGCTGGTGGGGTCCCGATCATCCTCTCCCCGGTGCTCGAGCCCTCCTATGCCGCGCGTGCCTTGGACGGACTGGACGGGCTGGTCCTGAGCGGGGGCGAGGATATCGATCCGGCCTGGTACGGCGCCGACCGTTCTCCCCAGCTCTATCCGCCGAGTCGCGAGCGCGATCTCTTCGAGCTGGCGGCGTTCGCCGCCGCTCGGCAACGGGAGCTGCCCGTTCTGGGCATCTGCCGGGGAATCCAGCTGGTGAACGTGGGTCTCGGCGGCACGCTCTACCAGGACCTCCCATCAGAACGTCCTGGCGCGGTCGACCACAACGCTTCCACCGAGCGCACCGCCCGCTCTCACGTGGTCGTGCTCGAGGCGGGCAGCCGGGTCGCCGCCGCCCTCGGTGCCACGCGGTTGAGCGTGAACTCCTTTCATCATCAGGCCATTCGCGACCTGGCGGCGGGACTGGTGGTCTCCGGGCTAACCGAGGATGGAGTCATCGAAGCGGTCGAGTCGCCGGGCTCCTCGCCCTGGCTGCTCGCGGTACAATGGCATCCGGAGGAGATGCATGCCGATGGACGGGCGCCGGAGCGCGGCCTGTTCAAGGCGCTGGTGGCGGCGGCGGGCGAGCGAGAGGCGCTGGCGCCGTGA
- a CDS encoding DUF3108 domain-containing protein produces MIRSLMLALALQQDAHPVRPAPSYPFAVGETLTYSAKLGLLTLGSGTLQVAALDSIRGAEAFRFRFRLQGRTVFYSLDDVLESWVGTQDFNSRRFVQDFVENDKPIHRYFEIYPDSGFFRERGRDQAQPSPPDPLDDTAFFYFVRITPLEVGKKYVFQRYFRKEKNPVTIEVVKREKMELPGGKEVDCLVLHPVIDTKGMFSKRSDTRIWLTDDARRLPVQIRSKFPFGTITLRLKDMVLPPMPTAAAGK; encoded by the coding sequence GTGATCCGAAGCCTGATGCTCGCCTTGGCACTGCAGCAGGATGCGCACCCGGTCCGGCCAGCCCCGTCGTACCCGTTCGCTGTTGGCGAGACCCTGACCTACAGCGCCAAGCTCGGGCTCCTGACCCTGGGCTCGGGCACGCTCCAGGTGGCGGCGCTCGATTCGATTCGAGGTGCGGAGGCCTTCCGCTTTCGGTTCCGCCTGCAGGGCAGGACCGTCTTCTATTCCCTGGACGATGTGCTCGAGTCCTGGGTCGGCACTCAGGACTTCAACTCCCGGCGCTTCGTGCAGGACTTCGTGGAGAACGACAAGCCCATCCATCGGTACTTCGAGATCTATCCCGACTCCGGCTTCTTCCGCGAGCGGGGCCGCGATCAGGCTCAGCCGAGCCCGCCAGATCCGCTGGACGATACGGCCTTCTTCTATTTCGTGCGGATCACGCCGCTGGAGGTGGGAAAGAAGTACGTCTTCCAACGGTACTTCAGGAAAGAGAAGAATCCGGTCACGATTGAGGTGGTGAAGCGGGAGAAGATGGAGCTGCCCGGCGGCAAGGAGGTCGACTGCCTGGTGCTGCATCCGGTCATCGACACCAAAGGAATGTTCTCCAAGCGCTCCGATACCCGGATCTGGCTGACGGACGACGCGCGCCGCCTGCCGGTGCAGATCCGCAGCAAGTTCCCGTTCGGGACCATTACCCTGCGGCTCAAGGACATGGTTCTGCCGCCGATGCCCACCGCCGCCGCGGGGAAGTAG